The DNA region tcaaatttctcatatatctttttttttgtgaattttgaaaatctaaccgttgaatttcatgttccttatgttcttaacatgcatatcaaatttatttcaaattacatattatttactatttgatcattaaaattattttttatatacaattttagatcataaaaacttgaaattttaacatttgtttgatgagatagcaattaatctttgattttcttgaaattttacaggcatgaagaatataataagaatatgcaatctaacggtaagattttcaaaattcatactCAATGTAGAGATACATGCGAAGTTTAtagagtttctctccaaactaatttggagagaaactttgctCATTTGGAACCTATTCAAGGAGTAGCCCCAACTGGGGTTCATTTTTGGGATGGACTAGAAATTTAGTACAGCTTATTTCATGTGGTGTTGAAGATTTGGCCTTTAATTGTATGTGGACCAAAGAGGTGTGCTGTGTTTATTGCTGGGCCTATTTGCTttggtttgttaaaaaattgGTCCCGAACACCCTtgtatcatttaatttttttttaatttttaatttttatattttggtaaGACCCTTGTATTTTATCAATTTCAACACATGAATGGTTAAGTTACGTTTATTAGCTATCTACATGGCAGATTGTGTCATAATTATCTATGTGTCAGATTATGAGTAGTGGAGAAAAATTGGTAAATTCACATGAAAGTGACATGCAACCAGTCATAATTTGACACATAAAATAGTTGAGGTAAAAGTTATGCTATTTTATATGGTACTAGAACTATTCCAGAAACAAGGTACCCATCTTGATAAGTTTAACCCTCCTCCTTAccttattaccaaaaaaaaaaaaaaaaaaaaagtgacccTTCTGTTCTTGTTTTTAATATGTATACTAGAATTTGGTTGAGTTCCTATGTAGACTGGTAATGGAATAAAACAGGGAAAAAGTAATAGGAAAGTATTAGAGCACAAACTACTTTGCTTCCCAGTTCCCCCTGCCTTATCAAAGATCTTGATACTTCTTCCTATGGGGgctaaaataatagaaaaatagaaatagtGAAAGATTGGCTTCTTTGACGGGGTCGGGATTccaaagaattattttaaaggGTGATTAGCctccaacaaaaaattattcaaaaaaaccTATAGTTGAAAATGGAAATTGATTTTGGTCAATGGATATTAGTTTAACGATGTGTGAGGGTAATTGATTGGGTTTTCATCAAGGCAATTCAATTGGCTTAATTCCATTCAATTTGTTGCTATAAATGGATTGAATGAAGTTTCTTTCCAAATTAATTCggagagaaactcttcaaatttctcatatatttttttgtgaattttgaaaatttagctgttaaatttcatatttcttatcatgcatatcaaatttcgttcaaatcatATGTTATTTAgtatttgatcaataaacttatttttcatagataattttagatcacaaaaacttgaaattttaacatgtTTAATGACAtaacaattgatctttgattttattgaaattttgcaagtatgaaaaatataataagaacacaCAGttcaacaattagattttcaattttactctcaatataaaaatatataaagagttTGTagagtttttctccaaactagttttggagagaaactttccTTAAAGGGATTGATGTCTTTTAAAAATTCATGACAATCAATATTATTGGTGAGTGGGCTAACATTTATTGTGATGGTAGTTGTCAATTGCATGGGTAATTATTGAGTACTTTTGaagtactataaatgcgtatTCCCTCATTTCACATAACTGTGggtctaaataataaaatatatggtGGGACTCGATTTAAGTGAGAGGGGAGAGTACGGATTTATTATACTCtcggagtattcaataattttcccaaTTGCATGATTTTATCCAGTTGTTTGCTTCTATTTGGCTGGTAAGGCTTGAGTTTAATGTGATTTGTGCACTGAACCCTTACTAAATGGATATGTGACAAATAAATGAACACGTAGACATATCGTATCTGATTCAGTGCATGGATGAAGAAACAGTAAACCCAAGTGATGCCGTGTTTAGCTAATGCACAATGCACCATTCATGTACTGATATATATAGTTCTTGTAAATGCTCCAAGcatattttcaaaattgctCATCGAGAgtaaaaatagattaaaaagaaaagaaagaaatcctctcataaaacaaaccaaaattccCAAATTATCTCATGGGCTAGACCACATAGGGAAAAGATGAGGAGTAATATCACCGGTTTGGAACCTATTCAAGGAGTGGCCCCAATCGGGGTTCATTTTTGGGATGGACTAGAAATTTAGTAAAGCTTATTTCATCTAGTGTTGAAGATTTGGCCTTTAATTGTATGTGGACctgcttcttaaaaaaaaaaaaaaaattgtatgtggACCAAAGACGTGTGCTTTGTTTATTGCTGGGCCAATTTGCTTTGGGTTGTTAAAAAATTGACCCTGAACACCCTtgtatcatttaaatttttttaaaaaaaattaaaattttttatatattggtaAGACCCTTGtattttatcaatttcaaaCATGAATGGCTGAGTTACGTTTATCATAGCTATCTATGTGACAAATTGTGTCATAATTATCTACGTGTCAGATTATGAGTAGTGGAGAAAAAGTGATAGGTTCATATGAAAGTGACATGCAACTAGTCATAGTTTGACACGTAAAATAGTTGCGGTAAAAATTGTGCTATTTAATATGGTACTAGAATTATTCCAGAAATGGGGTGCTCATGTTGATAAGTTTGGCCCTCCTCCTTACcttattacccaaaaaaaaaaaaaaaaaagtgacccTCCTGTTCTTGTTTTTAATATGTATACTAGAAGTTGGCTGAGTTCCTATGTAGATTGGAAATggaataaaacaagaaaaagtaaCAGGAAAGTATTGGAGCACAAACTACTTTGCTTTCCAATTCCCCTACCTTATCAAAGATCTTGATACTTCTTCCTATGGGGgctaaaataatagaaaaatagaaatagtGAAAGATTGGCTTCTTTGTCGGGGTCGGGATTccaaagaattattttaaaggGTGATTAGCctccaacaaaaaattattcaaaaaaccCTACAGTTGAAAATGGAGATTGATTTTGGTCAATGGATATTAGTTTTACGATGTGTGAGGGTGGTTGATTGGGTTTTCATCAAGGCAATTCAATTGGCTTAATTCCATTCAATTTGTTGCTATAAAGGGATTGAATGAAGTTTCTTTCCAAATTAATTCGTagagaaactcttcaaatttctcatatattttttttgtgaattttgaaaatttagctgttaaatttcatatttcttattatgcatatcaaatttcattcaaatcggatgttatttactattcgattaataaacttattttttatatataattttagatcacaaaaacttgaaattggtTTGATGACttagcaattgatctttgatcttcttgaaaattttcaagtatgaaaaatataataagaatatgcaatccaacgattagattttcaaaattcactcttaatataaaaatatgagcAGTTTGTAGAGTTTCTCTcaaaactagtttggagagaaactttgttcaaagGGATTAATGTCTTTTAAAAGTTCATGACAACCAATATTAATGGTGAGTGGGAAAAAATTTATCATGGTGGCAGTCGTGAATTGCATGATTTTGTCTAGTTGTTTGCTTCTATTTGGCTAGTAAGGCttgagtttaatgtaatttgTGCATTGGACCCTATACGAAAGGGATACATGACAAATAAATGAACACATAGCCATATCATATTTGGTTCAGTGCACGAATGGTGAAATAGTAAACCCAAGCGATGCCCGTGTCTAGCTAATACATAGTGCACTATTCATGTGCTGATATATAGAGTTATTGTAAATGCTCCGAgcatattttcaaaattgtcatagtgtaaaaatagatttaaaaaaataaagaaatcctctcataaaacaaaccaaaattccCAAATTCTCTCCCGAGTTTACCATTTGGACTTGGACCACGTTGGGAAAAGATGGGGAGTGATATCACAAGTTCAGAACCTATTCAAGGAGTAGCCCCAATCGGGGTTCCTTTTGGGATGGGCTAGAAATTTAGTAAAGCTTATTTCATCTAGTGTTGAAGATTAGGCCTTTAATTGTATGTAGACCAAAGACGTGTGCTTTGTTTATTTCTGGGCTCATTTGCTTTGGGTAGTTAAAAAATTGGCCCTAAACACccttgtatcatttttttttttaatttttaatttttttttaaaatttttatattttggtaaGACCCTTGtattttatcaatttcaaaCATGAATGGCTGAGTTAcatttatcataattatttatGTGACAAATTGTGTCATAACTATCTAAGTGATAGGTTATGAATAGTAAAGAAAAAGTGGTAGATTCATATGAAAGTGACATGTAATCAATTATAGTTTGACATATAAGGTAGTTGTggcaaaaattatattattttatatggtACTAGAACTACCCCAGAAACTAGTTGCCCATGTTGACAAGTTTGACCCTCCTCCTTACCTTAtttccaaaagaaagaaagaaaaaaagtgaccCTCCTGTTCTTGTTTTTAATATGTATTCCAGAAGTTGGCTGAGTTCCTATGTAGAaatgaatatatttatttaatatttttggataGTCCAACTTTAGAGAATAATAACGTGACCGGTTATCCATTACTTCAAGGGTATATATATAAGTTCTAGATAGAAAGCTACTCAAAGAGGACACGTACGGTAGTGATACCATTAACTTGATGCCTAACCAGATCTGCTTCAATATTCAGTATCAAATTATTATGGTCAGCTTTCAATTGTAATTCCAGATTTGcaaacaacaccaaaaaaatgTAACATTTTGTTTAATGACgtagcaattgatttttgaccttcttaaaattttataagtatgaaaaatataataagaacaaacaatataaatgcttgtgaaatgtggggggcaagggctggggttcaagtctctaggagggagtttcacacacacatacacttagattaggttagagtagaaattttatcttgtataaaaaaaatgtttcaaaaaaaaaagttagattttcaaaatttactctcaatataaaaatatgagaggtgctacgtccacaacatttttataacattttcacaacaaatcataggtggttagttattattggttcaaatttgaacttaacactaagattacttttttgccccaacaataacaaccagtaacaacctgccacttaagatttgttgtaaaaacgttgtaaaaatgttgtggacatatcatttctctaaaaaatataaaaagtttgtAGAGTTTCTCTCAAAGCTATTAAAATTTCATGACAATCAATACTAATGGTGAGTGGGCGAACATTTATTATGGTCTCAATTGTCAATGGCATGGATAATTATTGAGTATtctcggagtaccataaatgcgtactcacTCATTTCATATAACTATAGGTccaactaattaaatttatcgTAGAACCCACCATTTATATGAGAGGaagagtacacatttatggtactctagagtatttaataatttttccaaTTGCATGATTTTGTCCAGTTGTTTGCTTCTATTTGGCTAGTAAGGCTTGAGTTTAATGTGATTTGTGCATTGGATCTAATAGGAAATGGATACGTGACAAATAAATGAACACGTAACCATATCGTATCTGGCTCAGTGCACAAATGATGAAACAGTAAATCCAAGCGATGCCAGTGTTTAGGTAATGCACAATATTCATGTGCTGATATATTTAGTTCTTGTAAATGCTCGGAgcataatttcaaaaattgctcatcaagtgtaaaaatagattataaaaaaaaaaaaaagacatcctctcataaaacaaaccaaaattcccaaattttctCATGGGTTTACCATTTGGACTTGGATCACATAGGGAAAAGATGAGGAGTAATATCGCAGGTTCAAAACCTATTCAAGGAGTAGCCCCAGTTGGGGTTCATTTTTGGGATGGGCTAGAAATTTAGTAAAGCTTATTTCATCTAGTGTTGAAGATTAGGCCTTTAATTGTATGTGGACCAAAGATGCAGGCTTTTTTTATTGCTGGGCCTATTTGCTTTGGGTTGTTAAAATTGGCTCTGAGCACCcttgtatcatttttttataaattatttaatttttttaaaaaattttggtaagACCCTTGTGGCTGAGTTACGTTTATAATAACTATTCATGACAAATTGTGTCATAACTATTCACATGGTAAATTATAAGTAGTGGAAAAAAAAACGGTAGGTTTATATGAAAGTGATATACAATCGGTCATAGTTTGACACATAAGATAGTTGTGGCAAAAATTGTGTTATTTTATATGGTACTAGAACTACTCTAGAAATAGGGTGCCTATGTTGACAATTTTGACCCCCATCCTTACCTTAttaccgaaaaaaaaaaaggtgaccCTCCTGTTATTGTGTTTAATATGTAACTAGAAGTTGGCTGAATTCCTATGTAGAAAtggatatatttatttaatatttttggataATCCAACTTTAGAGAATTATAAAGTGACCGGTTATCCATTACTTCTCAAGGGTATATAAGTTTTAGAAAGAAAGCTATTCAAAGAGGACATGTACGGTAGTGATACCATTAACTTGATGGCTAACCAGATCTCCTTCAATATTCAGGATCAAATTATTATGGTCAGCTTTCAATTGTAATTCCAGATTTGCAAAGAACAccaaaaaaggtaaaaaaagcATGGTGTATGATCTAATTGAGTTGATGTTAAGAATATGAGTTCATCAAATTAATGTTGGTTCATTttctaaaacttaaattttgatgtacaaattttgagaaacaaaattattaatttatcacTTTTGTAATCAACAAGTCAATTATAAGTAAAACAAGAGCTAAAAATAAGACACACTGCAGGATCAAATTGAGTTGATGTTAAGGAAATGAGTACCTCAAATTAATGGTggttcataaatcataaattttgatgaacaaaataattttgagaaataaaattttattaattttctacttttgaCATCAACaattaaattccaaataaaaCAATAGCCTAATAATCAAGACCAAGGTTACTCTCTGATCTCCAATGCCTGGCTTTCTCAAATCCATTAACGTAATTCTCAAAATCATCAATGGTTTGGTCAATCTCTTCTTGGGTGTTCATCACAAAGGGTCCAAACTGCACTAGTGGCTCACCTAATGGTTCACCCCCTACTAGAATGAATCTGAGAGGTTTGGAGGACTTGTTCCATACCTCCAAGCCATCCCCAGTTCCTAGCAGAAGAAGGTGGTGAGCTGCGGTGGGTGAAGATTTTGTATTGCCAAAAATACCTTCACCTTCCAAGACATAGATAAAGGCATTCCATGATATTGGTATTGGTTGTTGAAGGTGAGCTCCTGGTTTGAGAGTGAAGTCCAAGTACATAGTTGGGGTCCTAGTGTAGATTGGTGATTTAGTTCCCAAGGCCTCGCCGGCTATAACTCTAACCTTAATCCCATCTTTGATGGCTTCAGCAACATCCTTGCTCAGTATTTCTTGATACCTTGGTTCAATCCTGTgatcaaacaaaattacaacTCAATTAGAtgaagttttgggtttttaggcAGCTCTACATGGCCAAGAAAATCATGCCAGAGTCTTGCCTTTGAAaggcataaaaatattttcaaaattatactATTTGATCACTGTCACTAAGCCACAAGAGTTATTcaaatttttctaaaagttCAAAGCTAGCAAGTGCTAGAATCATGACAGAAATTAACTTCTCCACCATGGGATATGACTATAAAGGAAGTTGTATAGGCTGACCATTTCTGGCTGGTATTCATACACACCCTATGGTGCATTTCAAAAGCACCTTTGGAAAAGGTTCAATGATGACAAATCATTGTAGTAGTAGGATAGGAAAGTTGCATATTCTCATTAGAAAAGTTTGAAACTTATTTGACTATTTCATTTAGTGGATAGACCTGCCATAAtattctgttttgtttttttgggaggggggtgggggggacTATGTCCTATCATATCCTGggttaaaaaataactatatagtGACATAAAATGTATGTCATACTCATATCTATCTCTATGGTTAGGCTAACCTTTAGTGAGTGGTGTACTTACATTTTATGCTTGGAGGATAGGTTGATCCACAACTGTAGGCCCTTTTGGGTTCCCTGGGCGGCAGGCATTTCTGAGTGAACAATACCTCTTCCTGCAGTCATCCATTGCAAGTCACCGGCTCCTATTGTCCCTTTGTGCCCTTCACAATCTTCATGTGTGAATGATCCCTGATGACACAAACAATTGAAATTGCCTTCAACTTAAGGAAATTGCAACTCACCTCTAAAAAGTTCAAAGAGAGACCCAATCAATGAAAGCAAGTACAATGGGttatatttcaacaaaaaattttgcaacTGTTTTTTCACATGCAACATCAATTTCACTGAAACCGTTAATAACTCTATTTTTACTGTACCTCAATCAAAGTGTATTaataaatgtgaaaaatgtCTTGAAATTTTCTGTGATTAGATTATTGACCATTTAAGCCAAAGTGTAAGGTTATTTTGTCTTCAAGACCTTTCCTGGCAACCACCTGCTGCCTGAAAGGTCAGGTCAACCTTGGACAGTTGTAGCAAGTGAACTGAATGCTTTGGGTCCGACTGGCTGACCCAACAGAAATATGTTGCCAGACAGCTGACAAATGCCAACAATGTAAATCTAAACGTTACCTTGGAAATTCCATTATTAACAATGAGTTGATAGTTGAaccttaaagaaaatttttaggtattttcagAACAcgaaaaaatagtattttcttttctcacttttATAGTGGACCTTATTATGGATTTAATTATTGGACTTATCATGAATATAAGATGAGAGAGCACAATTTTTTGCACTTTAGAGTACTTAATAATTACTCGAAACTTGAAAGTTGATATCACTAGATCCAAGGGTCATTGACTTAAAATGtcatttctatttgaaaaataCTAAGACGgcaaaaatttacacaatttttgtcacaactcaACATGTGACGAATTGCGAGTGATGAAATCTATTTAG from Castanea sativa cultivar Marrone di Chiusa Pesio chromosome 6, ASM4071231v1 includes:
- the LOC142641486 gene encoding pirin-like protein, producing MHDQKESCNLLKEPRLVVRKFLARPQHEGLGAIVRRSIGRFELKYFDPFLVLDEFSVTAPAGFPDHPHRGFETVTYMLQGSFTHEDCEGHKGTIGAGDLQWMTAGRGIVHSEMPAAQGTQKGLQLWINLSSKHKMIEPRYQEILSKDVAEAIKDGIKVRVIAGEALGTKSPIYTRTPTMYLDFTLKPGAHLQQPIPISWNAFIYVLEGEGIFGNTKSSPTAAHHLLLLGTGDGLEVWNKSSKPLRFILVGGEPLGEPLVQFGPFVMNTQEEIDQTIDDFENYVNGFEKARHWRSESNLGLDY